Within Wyeomyia smithii strain HCP4-BCI-WySm-NY-G18 chromosome 2, ASM2978416v1, whole genome shotgun sequence, the genomic segment TGTCGGGGAGGGGGACCTTTAGCTTTGCGCCAACGTGGCCAGACCGGACTTGATTTACTTCTCCCCTCTCTGTCTCACTCAATCTTTCTATCTCGCTGGATGTGGTCCGAAACACACTCCCTACGTATACCGACGAAGGGCTTCGCTAATGAGACCCCTAGAGCGAGTGTGCTGAATGAGGGCTACATTAGGCTGGCTACATGAAGCAGCTGGGGGGCTCATGAAGAGTGTAGCAATGCGAATAGAGTGGCACGAGAGTGTGCTAAGTTAAatatgaacaaaatgatacgttCAGTTTCACGTGGAATGCATGGCTCTCGGATATGGATATTGGCGGTTGGAAAATATGTGTGCGGTGTGCAACGAATGCACTTCGAACACCCAATATTGACACTCTTTGATTGTTCCGAACCGGACGCTTCACCATCGGTTCGCTTTTGAAGCGAAATGTGGAGATGTTGCATCTTTATCAACCCAACGAAATGATCGACTGCTGATATTTTGATACATGCAATTAGTTTAAGTGAGACATAATAATCTTAAAATTAATCATGACAATCGATGCTTCTGCATGTATCTTCAGAACTAGAAGTTTAATGTTTATGACACCATATTCAGGTTTATACTCGAATTGTGAATTTAACCTTCATATAACCGGAATTCAAAGTTTAGACCTTAAATTCACGCTGTAATCGCAAAAATCTGTTTCAATAAACAAGTAACGTTCAATTTACTtacttacatttttttaaaacaatgcGTTGCTATCTGTGGTTAACAATCGTCGTCAATAACCCAAAAATTATCAATGTTTTAAATCAGCGGGCACAATGTCATACTAATCGAGTCAGATAAAATAACTCAAATTGAGAcagaaatcatctagaaaaaatgtTGGCAGCAATTATGACGACGCGTCGTTGTACACGTATTTCTTGATAGTAACTTTATCAAACTGATAATCTTGTCTGGCTAGAAACCAAAGATTCGGAAGAGTGTTGCTGCATCGTTAACAACGTGGTCAACCGTTCTAGTTTATTTGACATTGATTTTGTCAGccagaaatatttcttgttaTAAAATCAATATAGTAGGACACCTTGGTTAGCACTCCAGGGTACGGGGCAACGGTACACGGTTTGACACTCCACGAGACAATACCAACCTGAACGCCCTTGTACAGTAGAGGTCCTCCCGAATCACCCTGTAAAAAGCAAATGTACCGATTGAGCAAAATCCCTTCGTATTCCGTGTAGTACATCCGCACTTACATTGCACTGCCCCTTACCGCCACCAGGAAAAGCAGCACAGATGTGACTTGGAAAAATGTGACTCCTGTGCAGCTGGTTACACTCCCTATTGAGTACAACGGCATAGTCAACTTTTTGCAGTGTAGTTGGCAGCTCCCCATCCGTTTCCAACCTTCCCCAGCCAATCAGGGTAACATCCAGATCCGGCTCCGCCATCTCTTCGTACTTCGTCGGGAGTATGACGGGTTGAACGGTGTCGCTGAACACTAGTGGCTTTTGCAGCTTAATTAACGCCACATCATCAATGTAGCTGTTGGCAGCATCGTAATGCGGATGTATAATCACGTCCGCAATGAGGTACACGGAATCGTCCACTGCGGTGGAAACGTCCGACCGTCCCACCTGGATCGATTGGACCAACGCAGTGGTGTGATCGTTGACACAGTGTGCCGCCGTTAAAATCCATCGCTCATTCAGGATGGATCCACCGCACGAGTGGCGCCCTGTGCTACCACGCAGGGACACCATAAAGGGATAATCTGCGATCGAGGCATCCGTTCCGTTGACAATTCTTCCCGATGGGGCAGCTTTAGGGGTAGCAAAATAGTTAGGTTGTAAGGCAAGAGTAGCATCACATCACTTACCAAAGGCTACATGGGCCAGCACCAGAGTAAAGATTAATTGTGGAAACATCGTGCGTCCCGCTAATACTGCGCAGGCCACTCAAGCTTAAGTCTGAGGAGGAACAGTATAGTCGAATCGTATATCAGTTTTATTGTTGAGGTTTAAGTGGTTTCTGATAGGGATTATCAACTGTATCAGTCAATTGTATAGCTGTTTATTGTGTACAAGTAGAATGTTATTATTCACATACAAAAACGTCATCAAACAGTAAAGTCCTTTTCGCTTCATGATCAATCGTCAGGTATAATAGCAGGCACAGTCAAGAAAAATACTTTTATTGTAATAATTGTGTGAAGAATTCTCGTTTTGTGAAGGAAACATGCTgacttgtaaaaaaaatatacattgtgaaaaaaaaaatttgccccAAAAAACTCTAAAAGAACACTCAATAATAAGCAACAGAAAAATTTAAGAGGTTGTTTATTAaatacgaccgcaaggttacggtagaattacgacagcctgtcttatgtcaatgtgttTCTTGTAACAGGTTTGTATTCTTATGTTGACTCTATTGAAACAAAGATGAAAGGCATTGAATAACTTAGGAGCTGATAAAGTTCTGGAAATGATAAAGAGGGCTGCCGAGACGAAACGAGGATCATCCCACCCGTCATGCAAATGGTAATCTGCAAAGACGAGAAATTAGCCTCAAATCATTTAATTGTGCAATAGCTAAGATTTTTCTGCCACTCACCAAAACATTGCGGATAGTGGTGCAATTCAATTTTATTCACAGTAGTACAGAAGATATTATTGCGTGATCTTTAGTTCACCTTTCACATGTCTTCGGACGACTAGAATACTACGAGACAAATTATGAATGGGACACAAACGTTACATTACTACCAGACAACATAAACAGGATAGAAACACAGGACGTGGACTTAAGAGAAGTCCCAATTTGGAATGGAATTGAAATAGTATATTCCTATATAAATCAAAAAACCTTATTTGACCTCGGGGTTGATGTAAAAGACATTAAAACCAAAGGCTACGGTTTAAAGAATCTGATTTATGCCCCATTGGAAAATCCGTAGACAAGTATACCGGTAGTGATAGGGATCACTACAACTTTTATTATAATCCTGTGCCTATACAAAGGGAGAATTTCATGCTGCGCACGCagaacaacgatagaaaatttaacAAATGAACGAAcggaagagagagaaaaagtatCACGGCCAAGAATTGCTGACCGTGCAAGTACAACTAAACAGGACATATTTAAAATGAACAAACAAGACATTGAGGGTAGCGATCACAGTAAGCGGGAAAAAAGCGTTAAAAGGGAAACAGAGCCTCACAAAATAGTGATGAAAAAATTGGGAATGTTCCAGGAAATAAATACACCAGTTAGTAAGGTGATTTgggaaaatgaaaatattaaagACTCCAAGACGACTAGAGCAAAAGCCACCATCGCAGAGGAAGAAGGACGACACTTTTCATTACACAAAATAATAAGTAACAGCAAGTCAAGTAACAAAGCTCCGAAAAGGCCCATACGGCTCGGTATCATAacaaagtgaaaataaaaataaacatattggaATGAGTTGACATCGCTACGGCGATATTGCGACTGGAAAAACTTTCGTTTTTAAAGCAAATTTCCTGAGACGTTAGAAAAGAAAAATAGACATtttgcaaaagaaaaaaatagcgACTGACGgtaaaattaacgaaaaaaatAGGAATTATTTGACAGAGCCGATCGATAACTAAGCAAGCTTTGGACCAAAATCGAAGGTTATTGAACGAAGACATAAAATAtgaaggcgtgaagaaatacaaaaaagtcgccgaaaaagatgaaTAAACGTTTATTGACAAGAGTCGAAAAGCATAAATTCGACGGAAAGTTGAGTAAAAAATGGAATAGCGTGCGGAAAGACGAGAAAGTTgccatgaatgaaaaaaaatgcagccTTTATTGAGCTAACTAAACGGGTGGTAaataatagaagaaaaaaatcaagaggGCTCAATAAGggaaacgaaagaaaaaaaaagacaattgtGGGCGTattaaaaatgaagaaaaaacgtGTTGACGAATGACAATAGGAGTGACATTTattagaataaaaaagtttttgcaaaaaaagagGTGCGGGAAATTCaagcataaattttttttaataaaatttaaaaagcaaGTTTGAATATGGGAAAAACATACAGTGAACAGAAGGTCTCATAAGCACGGGGACTGATTAAATAAAGATATAAGATGACTAACGCCAAATCTAACTAAGAAAgacgttttggaaaaaaatgttgaactttCTGGACGAGGGGACGACTAACGCTAGTAGATTCCACCATTCTATTAATAGTTAGGATTGTGTGATTGGTTACAACGGGATGGTTACCCTGAATGATTGACGAGAATGCAAACTGAGTGTAAGAATAACAAGGGGATAACCGACACAGGATGATTAAGTGTGTGAGACTTTCCTTCTAtatctaaccttcttatctttcagaaTCCCTAGGACAGGTGGTCacaccttcggacggaagggggagaggtataTGCAGCAAACAGCATAATGAGAGATGTGTAAGTAGAATGTAAGTATGACAAGAATACACACGGACCGAGACAACAGTATAACTAAAGAGAATTTGCAAATCATCCAGTAAAGGAGTTTGACATAACTGAAGTGGCCTAAAGAattgtttgtaaatcggataaaaTAGTTGTGAATCCGATAACAGAAAAGAATAATCGCAATGAGAAAAACAGAAATGAAAAGGaaagagccacgacgggcaacaAAGATTAACAAAGAAAAAGAGATGAGATAAGTTTTTTTGATAGCGGAATGTACTCCGCACGAGAATTAGAAAAAGAattgtttgtaaatcggattgagttcgagtataaaaaaaaaagaaaaaaaatgaattgtgaagtaaaaattcgttgagaatgaataatgtaAACGTTAATTAACCAATAGCATCCGATATAAtagaaaaaatgtacactttagtAGGAAATGGAAAATTATGTTAatcgaagaaaaagaaaaacgggcatAGTGTTTAAGTAGAAGATTAGGAGAAATAATAGAACGTTAAAGCCCGTTCGCGAGTGCAATTAATATTAAACAGCAAGTTggcccacaaaaaaaaaagaatttacacaaaaaaaaaatacaaccgcTTGCTTAGTAGGAGTAGAAATTAAGAAGTGATACCATTCTGAATTCAATAATCGAGACGGAGCGAGTTATCCAGGAAGCAGCCGAGAGGGTTCCTTATAAAAACTCTCATATATCACAAAGAACGAGGAGTCGGGTAAGGGGAGTTGGACGGTCGGGTGTGGAAGGCTGAACGGTTTAAACAGCATGACGAGGAGAGAAGGATGACCAATACCGAGATGGATGACGCATATCGAGGAAGCGAATTGTGACGAGAAGGAAGTCAACCACGACATGGCCAAAATTAACACAGCCCACGGTCGGGCTAGATATACACCAAATTTTGAGGCAAAACCTAATGAGTGGAATGCAAGCACATACCTATCAAAACATGGGCCGCAATCACTAAAAACCCAACGAGCAAAACATCGTTACACAATTTTGCATCGTTTTAACGACAATGTTTTTCCTTTCGCGCTGCTAATCAAGATGCGCGCATGAATGCAAGCTAGTTATTCTACAAGCAAGTTATTTGCAACCTTGTATAGTCGGTCAAGTCAAGCCAGCTGACTATCACCATATAACGAAACCATTGGCAATCACGAAACGACTGCTGCCACTTGGTTTAGGAGATTGTTTTTTCGGCGGGCGTAATACGATTATATAGCCAATACACTTTGGAGAGAAGTCCGCCAGCCAACAAAGTTCATAACATACGAGGACAAGAGTGCACTCGTGAAGATCATTCGACGAAACACGGTGACGTGCGGTTTTGACGATATAAGGAGCAAATAAGACGACTCCACTACCAGGCGCAATAAGACGATTTCACCACCAGGAGCAATAAGACGATTCTACCACCAGCTGTTGAGAACCTTGTAGGCCAGACACGCCCCTCCCGTTTAATTTCTCCGGCACCCCGGCTCGATGCATCGATTCGACGACGAGACCCTGCAAGCATTTTCACGAACTCCACAAACGACGATATGATGGGAAACCAGGAAGGATGGCGAAATCATTCCTTTTAAATTTTGTATTATACATATGCCAGCAGCAGACCGACGTATGTCATCTCTTCTAGATGACTCACGGCTCTTTGAGTGGGAGGAGATGAACAGGCCTTCCAAGAAattaataagcatttttgaTTCTCATAAACTCTTGCATTTCATTCCCATGGACAGGAATATTCTTGTCCATGCATGTTTCTCGAATTAGGAATTAATCGCGACATTCCGTTCTCACAGACAGGTTCTGAAATAATAGCCGCGCAtgtatgattaataagcatttctTAAAGCACTCAGCAATTCTACTAATTTCAAGAGAACGATACtttactattatttttttttcaatagcattcgaagtcgaaatgcgacgctccgtttccgatgagaacgaaacgatgacggccacatggcaaataacctaaaataataataataataatgaataccGAACGATTTTCGATTGAGTAAGTGACGCCTGTCCGCGAGTAAATTGAGCGAGACGGAAGATACAAATGCATAACTAACTAATTAAAAGTGTTAGGATTAACAAGGACAAAACGAAGAATCggacaagagaattgtttctctccgacTCTTTTTGGTAGGGTAGAATTAAGTTTGAAGTTAATTAATAAAACATTCGATTTCCAAAGTAGAATCAGTGCGGATGTTTTAATTCCCTGCACTTACAGGGACTCTTCGTGCTTATCACAAGTCCCTGGCAAAGCTAAGTCTTTGCAATAGTCTTAATACTTAATAGACGATATGCCAAGTTTTTGACGAATTGTTTATTAAGGAACATACATATATAGGCAATCACTGGAATCATGCcactagtgacacgaggtcttctgaaagttgttttttgttttagttAGATTGAACGCATAAAGcaaataataacaattataGTAAAATTAGTTTTAGTTGGTGGGCCCCTCGTTCGGAACAATAagtttttaaaaatgtaaaactgATATCTTTGTCGAACTTTGTCTTAAAATGTTGATCCAAACCCCTCTACGAACGGCACATCATTGGGCAGAAAACATCTTGGGCTTTCatataaaatgttcaaaattgtagCCGCCATCTTGAAATCACCACCATCTTAAATTTTATCGCTAAAATTAttggcaaccaccgattttgattttgagaaTGGCatttgaaagctgagaaaaatccTACAAGATACATTAAAAAGTAAGGTGCGTCGCATTAGAATAATGTCCATCGAAACAACTTTCTGTAacgattttaatcatttttagcGCACGCTGCAGCGATCGACATCGGATATGCACATTGCACATCTTTCACTCGGTGAAACAATTTATTACATCTCGCTGCCAtcaaacaagccaaattttctcgttttgtatTTAATACAAGCGTAATCTATCCTTACAAATAAGATTTGTTGATTAAAGAAGTTTTTTTCAATAAAGCAATTTTACTTTTACgggtagattaagcttgtattcgtcaaaaaaacgtgaaattgtggcttgctTACATATGgtacatgggcccttttcacatgttttgcGAGAAATCCAAATGTTGAGCGGAGCACCTGCATTTTCAAATTAATAAACCTTCTCTTTGAGGTTTTATATATTTGCGACAACGCAACCGTTGCTCACTCTCGACCTACAAAAACTTAACAAAGATGCAGTCCTTTTCAGCTGTTTTGTGACTTTTTAATCATTTACAAGCTTTCTTGACCTCATCCAAGCCTGAAGGATCCACAGTTTGTTCGTCTTCCtcaactgcccataaatgcataacagtcccatgagaattttcatcactttcgagataaacctcagaaactTCTTTACAGTACGTGTGCTCTCGAGAAATGACGAAGAAAAAGTTatgtttattattaaaatgatgataaaaatattaattttggtCAGTCTCATcttacaaataaacgcaaaacaggCTCAGAGCTAAAAATAATTAGTAGAAAATCATAGTAACTTTCATCAAAAGACCAATTGGAGTGTACTattctgccgctcatagcaagtccgtcccatttgcgttttggtgctgatgagaaaacagcaattgaaaatcgtaacacttttggtgaaattttgcacccaaatgctttttcaatcaagaccatcaacagaatttagtactgcaatgacaatctaacacttttgcatcataaaattCACATacacaccgaaatttgattaaaatttgttgaaaatcataagctgggactcacatgcgattacttttagggtacgtagccagaatgatagcaagtcagtcccatagccagctacgaccagtgatgaaaaacaaactactacaaatcgatggcggtgctaaagcttgcgtttggaatgaaaccatcgctggtcaattcataaatgacctactctcgtgcttcattaaacaagttttttgtgagaagcataacacaatgcAGCAACTGCACCACTCaaaataaaagtaaattttgttttaacatttgatactactgataaattcgaaatcagtttgggtgtaggaacttgttcttaATTTTCCTGATAGCGGTCAcgcgttcgtgacggcggacaggttccacgtagcagtggaagcaaatatgaaagaacacctatagcttgggaaaatgtttgctaagtagcgtaccgaagtatttgatatgactgacaaattcttcaaaacgaaattcacgataataattgaacaattcttgccCACGTCTCTTCATAAAATacggaaaaaatacgaaaagtagcaTTTACTAAggaatgctttaactaacaatacagtgacacacctaaagcgttcactgtcaacaaacaacagctgaacgaagctactggtggaaactttgttatgaagaaaacattgtactagctagagccacacgatgtagaacgcgtaaaattcaatcaaacctcctatcgaacatcacttggtacatccaattccaaacctgaagaccataagttgtggtgaaTATCACAttattcataattattattggctgtggggttaaattgcgaagatttttgcaatgggaccgacttgcgatcacttttgctatgggacaaaccgacttgctattttttcatagttcctcagaacgaagtattcaaaaatatttgttttatcgaaagtagatttaaaaaagaattgatttcataaataaacgcaaaattgacaaaaatgcaattgggacggacttgccatgagcggcagtatttGTAACAACAATAACcttattgcatataaaaatattcTGTCATATATAGTTACAACGGATGAATGcatgtttcaaaattttgtttcttctatGAACCAATAGGAAGGAAAAAAATGCAGTGGTTTACCTGCGTCTACTGCGTTTTACTCAGTTGAACGTTTTTGTCAGTGGGACTCTTATGCGTTTTGGGGCAGTCAATATCTCTGCCGTTTCTGTCGACAAATCTTTCTTTCGAACTAATTTCGTTTTTTGTCCTATGACCTTTCAAGATtagtaaagtaggcaatgtatgtaatttaacaagaatgcgaaaaacaaaaaaaaaatgtgtaacTTAGACCTGGAAAAAATTTCCTTATCCACTTGGaacacgaacccgcaatctctgaCCTGGacgaggaaatttttttctaagtctacagtatgctgcagaaaaaaatgcgaaaatgttTAAATGTTAGTATTGAGTTAGTCTGTGTATCTAATGCTCTGTTTTGTTGAACAGTTTACATGTACTTTTGAGTGGTGCAACAGAATATCGGAATCGGTTTATTCCGAATAAGTGGTAATGCACGCCAAAAAAATGATTACGAGTTTACTGTTTGCCCAAAAGACGCCGAAAGAGATAGCCAAAGCCGTTGGATGTCATTTGGCCACAGTTTATCGCATCAAAAGTCCCTACAGGCCCCAAGAAGCGAAAGCCGGGATATGGATGTCCTTAGTTTGCACGTACGCAAATCGTAATCAACCCGGTACGTTCTATAAGAAAACTTGCCAAGGATTCCAACATTGCTGAGAAATCCATTCGACATTGAAGAAGGCTTGCACGCATCTTCCAGAGCTAGAGTGAAACGACACTTCATCACGGAGTGGATAGAAGAACTGCGAGTGACTCGTTCGAAGTAATTGCTTTCTTTgctgagaaagaaaaaaatgatattcctGTTCTTCGACGAGAAGCTGTGACACTGTGTCCAACAGCCGCACCGAACGATTTATTTCACCGAATAAAGTTGAGGATGTTTCTGAGAAGGTAAAGTTTAAATTCCAAACCAAACATCCGAGTGGTgtaatgatgtttggcttggaAGCGTCCAACGGTTTGAAAATGTGACCTATTTTTATTTATACTGGTGTTAATATCTATACCGAAATGGATATTTTGAAGAATCAAGTGCTTTCCTGGGTGGAGGCCCACTTCTCTGAGAATCAATACGTTGTGCTACAACAAGATGGAGTGCCATATCATACGTATAATCGGACCCAACACTAGCTGATGGAAAATTTGAAGTTTCGACCGAAATGTTGAAATGGTTTGAACACCTTAAAGTCTAACATAGTGTGCATATGGCGGTCGACGTAGGAGGACTACATTCGAAAAGCGTCTTCTAGTTTTCGGCGTCGTTTAGAGGATGTAATTGCCAAAAATGGAGGACAAATCGAATAAATTTGTTGGATAGAGGACCTTATAAAAGTCTAAaagtatttcaaataatattgaaAGCAAACACcataaatttttttacatacaTTGCCCACTTTAATTAACTCTTTCTTCTTTAATGTCGAAAAGTTGTTTTTAACGCACGGCCACCAGTATCTCATCGGTTATAaggtttctttcgacgtttggcTTTCGGAAGAACAGTGCATCGATTGTCTGCGAAATGCCGTCGGTCTACCAGAATAAGATCGATCTATTAGGAAGCTTTGCTATTAGGGTGTTGCCATGTGTGTTTCCGGATCTCTTCATAGAACACTGTTGtttcaagtaccgagtttcaAATCTTTGTTCATTTTCGTTCGTTTGTTTCGATACCTATTGTCGTTTTTACTTCTGATTCGTTCACAGCGGTGTACTTTCGACACGACGCCTTACTAGAGCCGCGAAGCGACAGGGCTGCCGTCTGGTATATAATTGGTTCCGAATCAGACGCAGTTTTATGCCGCCCAATATGGGAGAACGAACGATTATGGAGATCTTGTCCAGTTAGCTTAGACCCACCATAATTGGGAACTAAGATTTCATGTTTCCTAGTTAGCATCTCGAGGAGTCTTAGATAGCGACGTTCTCGCTGGAGCTGACAGGCGCGTTTGCTAACCAAGCCccttttttgtatttatttggtcattgattgaaaaatgcatATTCTCAGTCAAATATTTTGACTACAAAAAGTGCTCCACAAAGCAAAAGATCTAGAAACCCCCAAtgtagtggaccactcgtcagattagGGTAAatcaacctatagtggacccctttcctatagtggactatagtggaccacccgccagattaactGAATTTATACGACAACTCGAGGAATTTtaagaaaacttccatcgggaaacatcttgtcTAGCCAATCTGCACTTCAAACATTAATAAATCCCGATTTATGTTACGTGTAATGGAGTTAATCTTCTTGGGTGGTCCACTACAGGTTAATAAAATTAAGGGGTACATTCTTTAACCTAACTacttttttttacataaatCTTCCTATGaataaatttataaatgttttatAAGATAAGATGTTTCCCAATGGAAGTTTTCTAAAATACCCTTCAATTCTTGCATTAATTGAGATAagtggcgggtggtccactataggaaaggggtccaTTGTAGGTAAATGTACCCTAAGAATGAGCTGTGAAAAAGTGAAGCAAAAAATGGAGTTTGTTTACGTGGAGCAAGCGTATAACGAAGCAGCTCAGAGAAAACTTTAACATAGGATTGAAGACATCAAAACAATTAAAGGATCACTGTACCTATTTGCCTCATGAACAAGGCAgttctttagtggaccaccggtCAGATTAACTCACTTTATGCGAAAACTTGAGGAATTTCCAGAAAACTTTCATTGACTTTCATTGTCCAACTTATCTAGTGTATATTAACCTATAACTGACCACTCGTCAGAAcaactattttttgttttttgaaaaatcgaagggtttttcagaaaaattccATCGGgtaacatcttatccagccaatctgcaccagaatcacgagaaacatgtATAAATTCTCAAGAGAAAATGGTGTTTTCCGGAGAAAAGAGATTCCCTATAGGTAAATTAAATCACAGTCACAAGATCCATTTACAAATtcttatttaaataaaaaaaaacctaaattaatccacctagcggtcagactcaggcttcctcattcaaacttaatatttgtaaaaatagatttacatgaatgcttaaatccaataaaagtatatttactctttgggttctaaaatattgatgttgtaattgaagcataaaatatgtaatttgacgtaatgttagtgcttaggaAATAGCGAAATtagagaaatgactcttaattttgaacaattcaatcacaagcgataccgggaacgttcaaatagtacgataatttcttttctttcc encodes:
- the LOC129722768 gene encoding chymotrypsin-1-like; translation: MFPQLIFTLVLAHVAFAAPSGRIVNGTDASIADYPFMVSLRGSTGRHSCGGSILNERWILTAAHCVNDHTTALVQSIQVGRSDVSTAVDDSVYLIADVIIHPHYDAANSYIDDVALIKLQKPLVFSDTVQPVILPTKYEEMAEPDLDVTLIGWGRLETDGELPTTLQKVDYAVVLNRECNQLHRSHIFPSHICAAFPGGGKGQCNGDSGGPLLYKGVQVGIVSWSVKPCTVAPYPGVLTKVSYYIDFITRNISG